Proteins from one Patescibacteria group bacterium genomic window:
- a CDS encoding pilin, producing the protein MKKLLASYLLVSSLIIIGIMLFNGRQILAADTVMTDTTGFTTEDCKRGCGDKIDDPKVQACKQYCGEYGLNDFVLLGIKLTKIMLGLVGTLAFGAFVYGGVMFLISAGDADKVKKGKHAMTSAVVGLVIVFSSYLIIQFTLQTLGYLKPTANSTEPVDTKNFGNSWNEVPAPPKK; encoded by the coding sequence ATGAAAAAACTTCTAGCGAGCTATTTACTCGTCTCTTCTTTGATTATTATTGGCATAATGCTTTTTAATGGTCGGCAAATTTTAGCGGCCGACACAGTCATGACTGACACAACTGGGTTTACTACCGAAGACTGTAAAAGAGGTTGCGGAGACAAAATTGACGATCCTAAAGTACAAGCATGTAAACAATACTGTGGCGAATACGGACTCAATGACTTTGTACTTCTTGGTATTAAACTTACAAAAATAATGCTCGGCCTAGTTGGCACTCTAGCCTTTGGCGCCTTTGTTTATGGCGGGGTAATGTTTCTTATTTCTGCTGGCGACGCCGATAAAGTTAAAAAGGGCAAGCACGCCATGACTAGTGCTGTCGTTGGTTTAGTAATCGTCTTTTCTAGTTATTTAATTATTCAATTCACCCTACAAACACTTGGATATTTAAAACCGACAGCAAATTCAACAGAACCAGTAGATACCAAAAATTTTGGGAATAGTTGGAATGAAGTACCAGCACCACCAAAAAAATAA
- a CDS encoding helix-turn-helix domain-containing protein has protein sequence MSENFTLNKITPTNEQIAEELKATRLHNGINLEKVSEKLKINIKYLKALEAGELKKLPAGIYGRNFLKEYAQFLRLDINHLLELFDNEIGEKNNQKPKNIFIKKTGNAYHFITIPRIIKNLIILGVVGIIIAYLGFSVNNIISAPEMTILYPDKDTITEERSITIKGKSESEAKITINEETVLMNADLIFEKTINLKQGLNDIEIIAQKKYSKQNIVTRKILVK, from the coding sequence ATGTCTGAAAATTTTACCCTCAATAAAATAACTCCAACAAACGAGCAAATTGCCGAAGAGTTAAAAGCTACTCGCCTACACAATGGCATTAATTTAGAAAAAGTTTCTGAAAAACTCAAAATCAACATCAAATATCTCAAAGCCCTTGAAGCTGGCGAACTAAAAAAACTCCCCGCGGGAATTTATGGTCGTAATTTTCTCAAAGAATACGCTCAATTTCTTCGGCTTGATATTAATCACCTCTTAGAACTTTTTGACAATGAAATCGGTGAAAAAAATAATCAAAAACCTAAAAATATCTTTATCAAAAAAACCGGCAACGCCTACCACTTCATTACCATTCCAAGAATCATCAAAAACTTAATTATTCTTGGCGTTGTCGGCATCATCATTGCCTATCTTGGCTTTTCAGTTAATAATATTATTTCGGCCCCTGAAATGACGATTCTTTATCCTGACAAAGACACTATCACTGAAGAGCGCTCAATCACCATCAAGGGAAAATCAGAATCAGAGGCCAAAATTACCATCAATGAGGAAACCGTCCTAATGAACGCTGATCTCATTTTTGAAAAAACTATTAATCTTAAACAGGGCTTAAATGATATCGAAATCATCGCTCAAAAAAAATATAGCAAACAAAACATAGTCACCCGAAAAATACTCGTAAAATAA
- the recA gene encoding recombinase RecA, translating into MSTDKKVKTTDADGKFQAAQSAIEQIQTRFGDGAIMKFGEARKVNVDAISTGCLSLDLSLGIGGVPRGRIIEIYGPESSGKTTLAQHIVAEVQKLGGIAAFIDAEHALDPDYAEKIGINIKEMLISQPDTGEQALEIVETLVRSNAVDVIVIDSVAALVPQKEIEGDMGDQHMGLQARLMSQALRKLTGVVSKTKTVVIFINQIRNKIGVFFGSPETTSGGNALKFYASIRIEVRKAAQIKQGEKVIGNRVKAKVVKNKVAAPFRTCEFDIMYNEGISVSGDILDIGVANGVIAKNGNSYSFGEIKFGVGRETAKRFIGADKKLLAELRKKIIATIEAKDLDEQNKK; encoded by the coding sequence ATGTCTACTGACAAAAAAGTAAAAACGACTGATGCGGACGGCAAATTTCAAGCTGCCCAATCAGCTATCGAACAAATCCAAACTCGTTTTGGTGACGGTGCTATTATGAAATTCGGCGAAGCGCGTAAAGTAAACGTCGACGCTATTTCTACCGGCTGTCTTTCTCTTGATTTATCCCTAGGAATCGGTGGTGTGCCCCGCGGTCGCATCATTGAAATCTACGGTCCTGAGTCCTCTGGAAAAACTACCCTAGCCCAGCACATTGTCGCTGAGGTACAAAAATTAGGTGGCATCGCGGCCTTTATCGACGCCGAGCACGCGCTTGACCCTGACTATGCCGAAAAAATCGGCATCAACATCAAGGAGATGCTTATCTCCCAACCTGACACAGGTGAACAAGCTTTAGAGATTGTTGAAACCCTGGTTCGCTCTAACGCCGTCGATGTTATCGTTATTGACTCTGTGGCTGCCCTGGTTCCACAAAAAGAAATCGAAGGTGACATGGGTGACCAGCACATGGGCTTGCAAGCTCGTTTAATGAGTCAAGCTTTAAGAAAACTAACTGGTGTTGTTTCTAAAACAAAAACTGTCGTTATCTTCATTAACCAAATCAGAAATAAAATCGGCGTCTTTTTTGGCAGTCCGGAAACCACTTCCGGTGGTAATGCCTTGAAGTTTTACGCTTCGATTCGTATCGAAGTTCGTAAAGCCGCTCAAATCAAGCAAGGTGAAAAAGTTATCGGCAACCGTGTCAAAGCCAAGGTAGTGAAAAACAAAGTCGCTGCCCCTTTCCGTACTTGTGAATTCGACATTATGTACAATGAAGGCATTTCCGTTTCCGGTGATATCCTAGATATCGGCGTCGCCAACGGTGTGATTGCCAAAAATGGCAACTCTTATTCTTTTGGCGAAATAAAATTCGGCGTCGGCCGTGAAACAGCCAAGCGATTTATTGGCGCTGACAAGAAATTACTAGCTGAACTGAGAAAGAAAATTATTGCCACAATCGAGGCCAAGGATTTAGACGAACAAAATAAGAAATAA
- the efp gene encoding elongation factor P encodes MLSINEIKVGKIIVINNEPYSITKTDHHKTGRGGAVLKVKMKNLISGNMLDKTFQGNDKAEPADTEKKKANYMYKDETNAFFMDNASFEQFEIPLEQIGDKIKFLKEGIDVDVFYFSSKPVGVELPIKVSLKVTMAPPGVKGNSAGSVTKQIELETGATINAPMFINEGDVIRINTDTGEYSERE; translated from the coding sequence ATGCTAAGCATAAACGAAATCAAAGTAGGTAAAATTATTGTTATTAATAATGAGCCGTACTCTATTACCAAAACAGATCATCATAAAACTGGTCGCGGCGGTGCTGTTTTGAAAGTAAAGATGAAAAATCTTATTTCCGGCAACATGTTGGACAAGACTTTTCAGGGTAATGACAAGGCTGAGCCGGCGGATACGGAAAAGAAAAAAGCTAACTACATGTACAAAGATGAGACCAACGCTTTTTTCATGGATAACGCGAGTTTTGAACAATTTGAAATTCCTTTGGAGCAAATTGGTGACAAGATTAAATTCTTGAAAGAAGGAATCGATGTGGATGTGTTTTATTTTTCGAGCAAACCAGTTGGCGTTGAATTGCCAATCAAGGTTTCTCTAAAAGTAACCATGGCTCCTCCTGGAGTAAAAGGTAACTCCGCTGGGAGTGTGACTAAGCAAATCGAACTCGAAACAGGAGCGACTATCAATGCGCCGATGTTTATCAACGAGGGCGATGTGATTCGGATTAATACTGATACGGGTGAGTATTCTGAGAGAGAATAA
- the rpsR gene encoding 30S ribosomal protein S18, which yields MDKTTTRKECYFCANKIAEVDYKDTRTLQKFINIYKKIQPRKKTGTCSKHQRDLANAIKRSRIMALLPFVK from the coding sequence ATGGACAAAACAACAACAAGAAAAGAATGTTATTTTTGTGCAAACAAGATCGCGGAAGTTGACTATAAGGATACTCGAACTTTGCAGAAATTTATTAACATTTATAAAAAAATCCAGCCTCGTAAAAAGACTGGTACTTGCTCAAAGCACCAAAGAGATTTGGCGAATGCGATCAAGCGCTCAAGAATCATGGCTTTATTGCCTTTTGTGAAATAG
- a CDS encoding single-stranded DNA-binding protein produces MDLNKVMIIGRLTRDPELKTTPSGQSVVSFSVATGTTWVDQSGQKQEKTEFHNVVAWRKLAEVIGQYLKKGSKVYLEGKLQTREWAGQDGVKKYRTEVIVDNMIMLDSKGSGGGSFEPKGQSPSSSMPDENFEDEIKVENIPF; encoded by the coding sequence ATGGATTTAAATAAAGTAATGATTATCGGTCGTTTGACTCGTGATCCTGAATTAAAAACTACTCCAAGCGGACAATCAGTTGTTTCCTTTTCAGTGGCAACTGGAACTACCTGGGTTGATCAATCCGGACAAAAGCAAGAGAAGACTGAATTTCACAACGTAGTGGCGTGGAGAAAATTGGCGGAAGTAATCGGACAGTATTTAAAAAAAGGATCAAAGGTCTATCTTGAAGGCAAATTACAAACTCGTGAATGGGCTGGACAAGACGGCGTGAAGAAATATCGAACAGAAGTCATTGTTGATAACATGATTATGCTTGACTCTAAGGGTTCAGGCGGTGGTTCATTTGAGCCAAAAGGTCAATCACCATCAAGCTCAATGCCAGACGAGAACTTTGAAGATGAAATAAAAGTGGAGAATATCCCTTTCTAA
- the rpsF gene encoding 30S ribosomal protein S6, with product MSKVKSSEIPHYELLYIVSNKYTEEEIKPICGNVDALIAKYGGTVTYSEDWGKKKLAYPIQHFGHGYYFLVEFDMAGKDVNGLNNELRLSSELLRHVIVSIKKKTVEEIKAEKIKAEKIFKDAFGEKRAVIKEERDEVAAPAKSEAVAQEEAVSKKKDINLQDLDDKLDKILETDDLL from the coding sequence ATGTCAAAAGTGAAATCATCTGAGATTCCTCATTATGAGCTTTTGTATATTGTTAGTAATAAATATACAGAAGAGGAAATCAAGCCTATTTGTGGCAACGTAGACGCGCTCATTGCAAAGTACGGCGGTACTGTAACTTACTCTGAAGATTGGGGTAAGAAAAAATTAGCTTATCCAATCCAACATTTTGGTCATGGTTATTATTTCTTAGTTGAATTTGATATGGCCGGAAAAGACGTTAATGGTCTTAATAATGAGTTGAGATTGTCGAGTGAATTATTACGACATGTAATTGTGTCTATCAAGAAAAAAACTGTTGAAGAAATTAAAGCCGAGAAGATCAAAGCTGAGAAAATCTTTAAAGATGCTTTTGGTGAAAAGAGAGCAGTGATCAAAGAGGAACGTGACGAAGTGGCAGCGCCAGCTAAATCAGAGGCAGTTGCTCAAGAAGAGGCAGTGAGCAAGAAAAAAGATATCAACTTACAAGACTTGGACGATAAATTGGACAAGATTTTGGAAACTGATGATTTGCTATAA
- a CDS encoding class I SAM-dependent methyltransferase has protein sequence MLFLYILIFLILISVAYTTYSLAPWVPSFKKDFPRICNLANFKENDKFYDLGCGNGSLVLYAGKYYPIKAIGLELSIPLYLFCKIKQIAAKNATFKFQNILYANFSDADVVYLFPLWKNTIKKLKTKMETELKRGTRVITYTFPIEGWIPEKIDKPTDKDLSVYLYIIE, from the coding sequence ATGCTTTTCTTGTACATCTTAATCTTTCTAATTTTAATTTCTGTAGCCTATACCACCTATTCTTTAGCTCCCTGGGTACCTTCTTTTAAGAAAGATTTTCCCAGAATATGTAATTTGGCTAATTTTAAAGAAAATGATAAATTCTACGATTTAGGTTGCGGCAATGGTAGTTTAGTGCTTTACGCTGGCAAGTATTACCCAATTAAAGCGATTGGCCTAGAGTTATCGATTCCCCTATATTTATTTTGCAAAATAAAACAAATAGCTGCCAAAAATGCCACTTTTAAGTTTCAGAATATTCTCTACGCCAATTTTAGTGACGCCGATGTCGTTTACCTTTTTCCCCTTTGGAAGAACACAATTAAAAAGCTAAAAACTAAAATGGAAACAGAACTAAAACGAGGTACTCGCGTAATCACCTACACCTTTCCAATAGAAGGCTGGATTCCGGAAAAGATTGATAAGCCAACAGATAAGGATTTAAGTGTTTATCTATATATTATAGAGTAA
- a CDS encoding ribose-phosphate pyrophosphokinase: MSRFGALKIFSGTANPKLATDICRHLNIDLSPISINFFSDGELDIEIGECADGRGVRGDDIFFIQPTCGPVNDNLVELVLAIDAFKRASAGRITAVIPYYGYARQDRKVRAGVPISSKAIAIMIMGAGANRVIFMDLHAPQIGAFFEIPVDHLYASPIIIDYLRANLKDFIMVSPDAGGVERTRAYAKRLNADLAIIDKRRERANVAEAMNVIGDVRGKRAVLVDDMVDTAGTLCEAAAILIKNGATEIYAACGHGVLSGPAIKRINDSQIKQLIVVDTISQEENVKKCNKIKVLSIAPILAKTITEVHKEGTVKALFK; the protein is encoded by the coding sequence ATGAGTAGATTTGGCGCATTAAAGATTTTTTCCGGAACTGCTAATCCAAAATTAGCAACAGATATTTGTAGACATCTTAATATAGATCTTTCTCCAATATCCATAAATTTTTTTTCTGACGGTGAGCTTGATATTGAAATTGGCGAATGCGCTGACGGCAGAGGTGTAAGAGGTGATGACATATTCTTTATTCAACCAACATGCGGTCCAGTGAACGACAACCTGGTGGAATTAGTCTTGGCAATTGATGCATTTAAACGTGCATCTGCCGGGAGAATTACAGCTGTTATTCCTTATTATGGATATGCGCGTCAGGATAGAAAAGTACGAGCCGGTGTACCAATTAGCTCCAAGGCTATAGCGATAATGATTATGGGCGCAGGAGCAAACCGAGTTATTTTCATGGATTTGCATGCCCCACAAATTGGGGCCTTTTTTGAAATTCCCGTTGATCATCTTTATGCCTCACCTATTATCATCGATTATCTTCGTGCGAATCTTAAAGACTTCATTATGGTGTCACCAGACGCTGGAGGAGTAGAAAGAACCCGCGCCTACGCTAAACGACTTAACGCCGACCTTGCCATTATTGACAAACGACGTGAAAGAGCCAACGTTGCCGAAGCAATGAATGTCATCGGTGATGTTCGTGGTAAAAGAGCCGTCCTCGTTGACGACATGGTGGACACTGCAGGAACTCTGTGTGAGGCCGCCGCAATTCTTATCAAAAATGGCGCCACAGAAATTTACGCAGCTTGCGGACATGGCGTTTTGTCAGGCCCGGCAATAAAGAGAATCAATGATTCTCAGATTAAACAGTTGATAGTTGTTGACACAATTTCACAAGAGGAAAATGTTAAAAAATGCAACAAGATTAAGGTGTTATCAATAGCACCAATACTTGCTAAAACAATTACTGAGGTACATAAAGAAGGGACTGTTAAGGCTCTTTTTAAATGA
- the ychF gene encoding redox-regulated ATPase YchF — MSLSIGIVGLPNVGKSTLFNTLTKKKAEAANYPFCTIDPNVGVVKVPDERLEKLSAISQSKKLIPTTIDFIDIAGLVKGASKGEGLGNQFLANIRECDAICEVVRNFEDSNIIHVNNKIDPEDDRETINLELILADLQSVEKKYDRLVKDSKSGDKLTVKTRDIVEKIKTQLEAGKAVRAMTFDEEEQKIVKSLNLLSVKPILYVVNTSDVSRPLDTTKWDGEVLSLNIKLEDEIASLPEEEQAEYVQELGLDESGLDKLIKTSYKLLGLMTFLTTGKEETRAWTVKVGSKAPQAAGEIHTDIEKGFVRAEVINWEKYVEAGGEAAAKEKGLMRIEGKEYVMQDGDVVHFLHNK; from the coding sequence ATGTCATTATCTATCGGAATTGTTGGGTTGCCAAATGTGGGAAAATCTACTTTATTTAATACTTTAACAAAAAAGAAAGCCGAAGCGGCGAATTATCCTTTTTGTACCATCGATCCCAATGTTGGTGTCGTGAAAGTACCTGATGAACGTTTGGAAAAGTTGTCAGCTATTTCTCAATCAAAAAAATTAATCCCCACTACGATTGATTTTATTGATATTGCCGGCTTAGTTAAGGGTGCGAGCAAGGGCGAAGGTTTGGGTAATCAATTTTTGGCCAACATCCGTGAGTGTGATGCAATTTGTGAGGTGGTGCGTAATTTTGAAGACAGTAATATTATTCATGTTAATAATAAAATCGACCCTGAAGATGATCGGGAAACAATTAATCTGGAATTAATTTTGGCGGACTTGCAATCAGTTGAAAAGAAATATGATCGCTTGGTGAAGGATTCAAAGAGTGGTGATAAGTTGACGGTTAAAACTAGAGATATTGTCGAAAAAATAAAAACGCAACTAGAGGCAGGTAAGGCGGTGCGGGCAATGACTTTCGATGAGGAAGAACAAAAAATTGTGAAGTCTTTGAACTTGTTATCAGTGAAACCAATTCTGTACGTAGTAAATACATCTGATGTTTCAAGACCGCTAGATACAACGAAATGGGATGGTGAAGTTTTAAGTTTGAATATTAAACTAGAAGACGAGATTGCGAGCTTGCCAGAGGAAGAACAAGCAGAGTATGTACAAGAACTAGGCTTGGACGAGAGTGGTTTGGATAAATTAATTAAAACCTCATATAAATTATTGGGCTTGATGACTTTTTTGACAACTGGAAAAGAGGAAACACGCGCTTGGACAGTGAAGGTTGGCTCGAAAGCGCCGCAAGCGGCCGGTGAGATTCACACAGATATTGAAAAAGGTTTTGTGCGAGCAGAGGTTATTAATTGGGAAAAATATGTTGAGGCTGGCGGGGAAGCTGCAGCCAAAGAAAAAGGTTTAATGCGGATTGAAGGGAAAGAATATGTCATGCAAGATGGCGACGTTGTGCATTTCTTGCATAATAAATAA
- a CDS encoding response regulator transcription factor, whose amino-acid sequence MTILVVEDEIKISKFIRKGLEMEHYTVDFAYDGEEALEKVQINNYDIIILDIMIPKINGIEVCRQIRENKIDTPVIMLTAKDTVDDRVKGLDVGADDYLTKPFAFGELVARIRALLRREKMVKPTRLEISDLILDPQTHEVHRGGKEIALSSKEYKLLDYMMRRPGHVCTRTMIGEHIWGYNFTDDSNVIDVYISYLRKKIDSGFKSRLLHTVRDVGYKIQDKSLKKV is encoded by the coding sequence ATGACAATACTCGTCGTCGAAGATGAAATCAAAATCTCTAAATTCATTCGAAAGGGCCTAGAAATGGAACACTACACTGTTGACTTCGCCTATGACGGCGAAGAAGCACTTGAAAAAGTCCAGATCAATAATTATGATATTATTATTTTGGATATTATGATTCCAAAAATTAATGGCATTGAAGTATGTCGTCAGATTAGAGAAAATAAAATTGACACACCGGTAATTATGCTCACGGCCAAGGATACGGTCGATGACCGCGTCAAAGGGCTTGACGTTGGCGCCGACGACTACTTAACAAAACCATTTGCTTTTGGCGAATTGGTTGCTCGTATCCGTGCCCTATTACGCCGGGAAAAAATGGTTAAACCAACCAGATTAGAAATCAGCGACCTTATTCTTGACCCACAAACACACGAAGTTCACCGTGGCGGTAAAGAAATTGCACTATCTAGTAAAGAATACAAGCTACTCGACTATATGATGCGACGACCAGGTCACGTTTGCACACGCACAATGATTGGTGAGCATATTTGGGGATACAACTTTACTGACGACTCCAATGTCATTGATGTCTACATTAGCTACTTGCGCAAAAAAATCGACAGTGGTTTCAAAAGTAGGCTCCTGCATACAGTTCGCGATGTCGGCTACAAAATTCAAGACAAAAGTCTAAAGAAAGTATAA
- a CDS encoding PAS domain-containing sensor histidine kinase: protein MTEPKKLNHEEDNAAIASLMKTIEKSKKQYEQAIDAIQDSICVVNRNFEITSCNKAFANNVNLPIQKIKGLICRNVIPCFKNNLFSTHCILNNDCNTCPTQKVFLDQESTTLVQEFVDKSGKINYYKFNLFPIKNENNTIDQVVFVIKDITENKITEKKIEELNKNLEIKVKKRTEELNQANKELKREIKLKSNFISDASHELRTPLTIIQGNIDLEVHELKSKNKKIPELYEIIQKELTRMTGILNDLTDLTNSDAKTEKIEQEIVSLNIITKTAVRSLDILAKQKNIKLELAKNNPNINIIGDEQKLEKLLLNIIRNATKYTDVGGWIKVHLEEKNKIAKIIVEDNGIGVPPEDLPYIFERFYRVDKARSRQEGGTGLGLSICKWIAEAHGGNIQVESQEGVGTKFILELPITI from the coding sequence ATGACTGAACCAAAAAAATTGAATCATGAAGAGGATAATGCTGCTATTGCATCCCTAATGAAAACAATTGAAAAATCCAAGAAACAATATGAACAAGCAATCGATGCTATCCAAGATAGTATTTGTGTTGTCAATCGAAATTTTGAAATAACGAGCTGTAATAAAGCCTTCGCCAACAACGTCAATCTTCCCATCCAAAAAATTAAAGGCTTGATCTGTCGCAATGTCATTCCCTGTTTCAAAAACAATCTCTTCTCCACTCATTGTATACTGAATAATGACTGCAATACTTGTCCGACTCAGAAGGTTTTTCTAGATCAAGAATCCACTACGCTCGTTCAAGAATTCGTGGACAAATCTGGTAAAATTAATTACTATAAATTCAACCTATTTCCTATTAAAAATGAGAATAACACTATTGACCAAGTTGTTTTTGTGATTAAAGACATAACAGAAAATAAAATAACCGAAAAGAAAATTGAAGAGTTGAATAAAAACTTAGAAATAAAAGTAAAAAAAAGAACTGAAGAACTTAATCAAGCTAATAAAGAACTCAAAAGAGAAATTAAATTAAAATCAAATTTTATCTCAGATGCTTCCCATGAATTACGAACACCCCTAACCATTATTCAAGGAAACATCGATTTAGAGGTCCATGAATTAAAAAGCAAGAATAAAAAAATCCCTGAGCTATATGAAATAATCCAAAAAGAATTAACTAGGATGACCGGTATTTTAAATGATCTTACAGACCTTACCAACTCCGACGCCAAGACAGAAAAAATCGAGCAGGAAATAGTCAGTCTAAATATTATTACCAAAACTGCTGTACGCTCATTAGACATTCTGGCTAAACAAAAAAATATCAAACTAGAACTTGCCAAAAACAATCCTAATATCAATATTATTGGCGATGAACAAAAATTAGAAAAATTATTATTAAACATTATCAGAAACGCCACTAAATATACCGACGTTGGTGGTTGGATAAAAGTTCACCTTGAAGAAAAAAATAAAATTGCCAAAATCATAGTCGAAGACAATGGCATTGGTGTTCCCCCGGAAGATTTGCCTTATATTTTTGAAAGATTTTATCGCGTTGATAAAGCTCGCTCTCGTCAAGAAGGCGGGACCGGCCTTGGTCTCTCAATCTGTAAATGGATTGCCGAAGCTCATGGCGGCAATATCCAAGTAGAAAGCCAAGAAGGGGTAGGAACAAAGTTTATTTTAGAATTACCAATAACTATATAA
- a CDS encoding metal-sensing transcriptional repressor: MDYNKTIAINFKKAKSLIAKLETMLEQKEYCIDIMQQNLAAIGILKSANQQLLEKHLNSCFKNAMAAKNEALKQKMIDEIIKVNKLAK; encoded by the coding sequence ATGGACTACAATAAAACAATTGCGATTAACTTTAAAAAGGCCAAAAGCTTAATTGCCAAACTTGAAACAATGTTAGAGCAAAAAGAATACTGCATTGACATTATGCAACAAAATCTTGCCGCGATTGGAATTTTGAAATCTGCCAATCAACAACTTCTGGAAAAGCATCTAAATTCCTGCTTCAAAAATGCGATGGCTGCCAAAAATGAAGCTTTAAAACAAAAAATGATTGATGAAATAATTAAAGTTAACAAACTAGCTAAATAA
- a CDS encoding sulfite exporter TauE/SafE family protein, which translates to MTQINFKINGLHCKSCKALIESEVKATNKIENINVDHISGDTSLDFDGNIEEIYKTIEDLGYGIVREPSAADSKKKDVVAGVITKEQNQFLVPGISLALFILAYFLIQKFDLFRIMSQLNEASISYGVIFAIGLLASFHCIGMCGGLIITYTASGKLDENQETKDSKIKNLLPHIQYNLGRLISYTVIGGVLGGFGSFFGVNPVFAGIMTIFVAIFMLLMGISLYSEHRFLNKIKLSTPAFIAKFIFSNKHNQKPKGPFIIGILTGFMPCGPLQAMQLFALASGSVFNGAMAMFLYSLGTIPLMLGFGTLISSISHIKIRQLMRFSGVLVVLLGLLMVNRGLVNFGYGFNPSMQKNTPVQTSNTDKNSKEVQVVEMAVTYNGYSPNVLHIKKDIPVKWIIKDKGITGCTSAIKLYLPEGTINKNLVQKSDTIIEFIPTRAGELKFSCWMSMVWGKFIVE; encoded by the coding sequence ATGACGCAAATTAATTTTAAAATTAATGGCCTTCATTGTAAAAGCTGCAAAGCTCTAATTGAAAGCGAGGTTAAAGCCACCAATAAAATTGAAAACATTAACGTTGACCACATTAGCGGTGACACTTCTTTGGATTTTGACGGCAACATTGAAGAGATTTACAAAACCATCGAAGATCTGGGCTATGGCATTGTCAGAGAACCCAGCGCCGCTGATTCAAAAAAAAAAGATGTTGTAGCCGGTGTCATAACTAAAGAACAGAATCAATTTCTAGTCCCTGGTATTTCCCTGGCTTTGTTTATACTAGCTTATTTTCTGATTCAAAAATTTGATCTATTCAGGATCATGTCACAACTAAACGAAGCAAGTATTAGCTATGGTGTTATTTTTGCCATCGGTCTCTTAGCAAGCTTTCATTGCATTGGCATGTGTGGCGGACTTATTATAACTTATACAGCCTCAGGCAAACTCGATGAAAATCAAGAAACTAAAGACTCAAAAATAAAAAATCTACTGCCGCATATTCAATATAATCTTGGGCGCTTAATCTCCTACACCGTCATCGGTGGCGTCTTGGGCGGATTTGGCTCTTTCTTCGGAGTCAATCCAGTCTTTGCCGGCATTATGACAATTTTTGTCGCAATTTTCATGCTCTTAATGGGAATTTCACTATACTCTGAACACAGATTTTTAAACAAGATTAAATTAAGCACACCAGCATTTATTGCTAAGTTCATTTTTAGCAATAAACACAATCAAAAACCAAAAGGACCATTTATCATTGGCATTCTTACTGGCTTTATGCCTTGCGGACCATTACAGGCGATGCAATTATTCGCCCTTGCCTCTGGCAGCGTTTTTAATGGCGCGATGGCGATGTTTCTTTATTCCCTTGGCACTATTCCGCTCATGCTAGGCTTTGGCACTCTAATTAGCTCCATTAGCCATATTAAAATTAGACAACTCATGAGATTTTCCGGCGTATTGGTTGTGCTCTTGGGTTTATTGATGGTCAATCGCGGTTTGGTAAATTTTGGTTATGGATTTAACCCATCGATGCAAAAAAATACGCCGGTGCAAACATCAAACACCGACAAAAATTCCAAAGAAGTTCAAGTAGTTGAAATGGCTGTCACTTACAACGGTTATTCACCCAATGTTTTACATATCAAAAAGGATATACCAGTTAAATGGATTATTAAGGATAAAGGTATTACTGGTTGCACCAGTGCTATCAAATTATATTTACCAGAAGGCACAATTAATAAAAACTTAGTTCAAAAAAGTGATACCATTATCGAATTTATACCGACGCGGGCCGGCGAATTAAAATTCAGCTGCTGGATGAGTATGGTTTGGGGTAAGTTTATAGTTGAATAA